The Apus apus isolate bApuApu2 chromosome 14, bApuApu2.pri.cur, whole genome shotgun sequence nucleotide sequence CCggggggccgcggcgggggctCAGGACTgcgcggcgggcccggcgggaAGCAGCTGCCCAGGCCGCCCGCCGCCTGCGGCGGGGGCAGGCGCGGGGCGTGCGGGCCGCGGGGCTCGGGCTCGCTGCTGTAGTGCGAGAGGGTGGAGAGGGTCTTCAGCACGCGGCTCATGAACCCGCCGAGCGACCGCCCGGAAGGGGCCGAggccggggcagcggcgggCGCCGGGGCCGAGCCGCCGCCGGCCGCCCTCCCGCGGAAGAGCCGCTTGCTGAAGGAGCGCTTCTCCTTGACGCTGCCGGCCGGCCCGGGGCCGCTCACCCGCGACATGGCGGCGCGGCGCAGCGCGCATCCCCGCCCGGCCGCTCAGCCCGCCGGCCGCCGCatgccgccccccgcccgccggggCTCGCCGCCTCACGGCGCCGCCATgcagcgggcggggcgggcggggcggggcgcgccGGGACGTCACCGCGCCGCCAGCTCCGCCGCCGCAGCGCCACGGCCTTTGTTGCGGggcgccggggctgccgggaccccgccccgccgccggcccctCCCCGTCCCCGCGGGGACGAGCCAGCTCCGCGCCGCGTCACCCGCGCCGGGCCCGCGGGACCCTGCCCGGGggcgcccgcccggccccgccgctcccgcgaGCCCCGGCGGCCGCCGTGGGGCGGCGCTGCGCGgccgcggagcggggcgggccgcgggggcaggggccggggcggggcaggggccggggcgggcccgggcgggGCAGGCACGGAGGTAGGTGCCGGTGCAGCCGCCAGCCGCGCCATCGGCAGCAGCGCCGGGGCCGGGAGCGCAACATGGCCCCACCGGGCCCGGAGGGCGGCCGAGGTGAGGCTGGTAGGGGTGCCGTGGCCGCCGGCGGCCTCTGCGGGAAAACGGTGCTTTGCGGCGGAAGCACCCGGCGCGGTGGGGGATCGCGACTCCGCGGTGGGTGGCGGCGGGCGGGACAGCGGGGCCCCGTCAGCGCGGGGGCAGCACCGGCGGTGGCCCCGGGTCCCCGCGGCTGAAGCGCCCGGTCCGTCTGTCCGCAGCTGCCGCAGGAGCCATGGCCCCCGGGAAGAAGATCACGGCCCGGATCAAGAGGACGCTGCCGGTGAAGGGCCCGCAGGCCCCGACGCTGAGCGAGCTGATGCGGTGGTACTGCCTCAACACCAACACCCACGGCTGCCGCCGCATCGTCGTGTCCCGCGGCCGCCTGCGCAGGTTCATCTGGATCCTGCTGACCCTCAGCGCCGTCGGGCTCATCCTCTGGCAGTGCGCGGAGCTCCTCATGAACTACTACAGCGCCTCGGTCTCCGTCACCGTCCAGTTCCAGAAGCTGCCCTTCCCCGCCGTTACGATCTGCAACATCAACCCTTACAAGTAAGGCACGGGGGGGAGAGTGGGACCCCAGTCCCCGGGAATCCCGGCGGGTTCATCATCCCctcaccagcccagcaccaAACTCCTGCCTGGccttctccagctgcactgCCACGCTGCTTAGCAGCAGTTTTTCCTGGCACTGGGTTTTATGTGTATGGCACTTTGAGTTACCTATCCACCCCTGGTGCTCTTCAGACCCATGTGGGTTATACTCACAGCCTCCAgttgctgcctgctgggctAGGGCTCAGTAGATTTCACTTTCTGCCCCAGACAGCCCCTGGTCAGCTCTGTGGTTCTCTTCAAATTCCCATTTTCCCAGGACCAAAGTTCCAGAATTATAGACAATGCCATCTCCTGAAGAATGAAAAGGCAGTATCTGTCATTTCTCTGTTGCCTCTGCCTCTTTCTGTCCTTATAGGATGCTTTAACATTATAAATCCAcgattctttttcttctgccaagTTACACACATGTTGATGTCTGTTCCACTGCCAGTTACCCATCCTGGTCCCTGCAGGCAATCCAGCTCTCCCATGTCTTTTGGCACAGATGCAGAAGTTGTATTTCCACATGCTTTGCCTCCTCGGGCTTGCAAACACAGCCTTCAGGGAGCTTGGGAGTCAGAAAGGGCTTTCCCTGTAGTGCAGTCTGCTCTGCTTCAGATGGTCCTTGCTCCAAGGGCACAGCCATGTCTGCCCACACCAATGCAAATTGAAGTGGTAGTAAGAGAGACCCGTGTGAATCCACAACAAGGAATTCTGTCCTCAACAGTGAGatctgcagtgcagcagcaagACACTTCAGCTAGGCGGTGAGGTGGGATGTCACTTTTCTCACATTGTTTCTAATGCAGGTACAGTTCCATGAAAGAATATTTATCTGAATTGgacaaagagacaaaaaaggCTTTGGAGACTTTCTACGGATTTTCAGAAGGCAAGTCCAAGGTGCGCCGGTCGGTGGATAAGTGGAACAGCACAGGGAGCAACTTCTTCAAACAGATCCCTCTGCTGAAGTTTGAGGACTTCTCCAAGACTGTAATTGACCTTCGCAGTGGccagaagaggaaaatagaGGGCAGTGTCTTTCACAAGGACTCGTCCATAGTGAACTCTGGGGATTCCAATGATATCATTGGCTTTCAGCTGGTGAGTGTTCCTCTTCCTTGGCAAGTTCCTTGTGGGGCAACAAAGGGGTGTTTGGGGTTGGTGTCCCTCCGGCCTGTTTTATTGCTTGCTTAGGTGGCTTCATAGTGAATAACACTCCCTCAGCTCTTTTGCCCATTCTGCCATGCCTCTGTGGTTGCCTGCAGATCCATCTCCAGCTCTCTGGAAGATAAATTCCTTCCTGAAGTCTACTCAAATAGACTTAGTGCCTTCCATGTTGACCTGTCCTTTGGGCCTGAAACATTTGATTGTATCATGTAGCCCTGAATGAAAGGTCTTTTATGGCCCTTTGACCCCTTGTTGCCACTATAACTTCATAGATGGTTATTGCTGTGAAGGAGAAACCGTATCACACATACCTTGGGGTATTTCATTTCATCTGAAACGCTTTTTCCCCTTTGTAATTATCAGTGCGATGCAAACAACAGCAGTGAGTGTGCACTTTACACATTCAGTTCTGGTGTTAATGCTATCCAAGAATGGTACAAGCTGCATTACATGAACATCATGGCACAAATTCCCTTGGAGACTAAAGAGAAATTGAGTTACTCGGCTGATGACCTTCTACTGACTTGTTTCTTTGATGGCCTATCTTGTGACAAAAGGTCAGTGCACAGAAAATATCTGCCAGCTTAACAGCTTATTATAGGAACTGAATATTTGGTATTTGCTGATTTCCACCAGGAACAGTTTGTTTTTATGTAAAGCAAGATTTGCATCTTCATGAGCTTTTATCACACTCTTAAATGTAATTTGTCATAGTGTTCTGCTGTCCACATTTCAGATAAACCTGTGGGTTTTGGCAGGCTCAATCTACCTGCTTATGATTGTGGCAGCACGATTCTTGTGTGTTCTGGTAGCAGGAGAATCTCCCCTTCACCCCAGGGGGCAGCAGCACAGTTCCCCTGGGCAGCTGTAGGGATGAGATTGCCCTTGCACGGGGGCTTGAGGGTTTCCCCAGTGCCCGGTACAGAACAGGCTGCACTGGGACTCTCCTTACTGAAGGCATTTTGCTTGTGCCTGTAATCATACAGACCCTAAAATCTTTTCTTGGAATGAAGACGTTTGCTTGAGCAGGAGGGGGATGTTCCCAGGGAAGACATTAATGCACTTGAATCACAAAGGTGTGTCCTCAGCTTCCCCTGCATGACAGTGGCTCTGacatcttttctgaaaaatgaagattCATGTTCCTTTAGACACTTGGCTGTCAAATGACAGAGGACACTGTCCCTGCAATGCCACCTTCCTGCTAAGTCTGTAAATCTGCTTCCCACATCCCCTCAGTCCCTGTTCCCACATGAAAACTTCCTAAACTTTTCATTTCCTGCTGCTATGAAACCAGATGATATTTCTGTGCAGGTTCAGGATATTACACACCTTTCAGCAAATTCAGTtacttgccaaaaaaaaaaaatccagtcctTTTGTCTCTGCCAAAACAAAAGCCCAAATCTGCTGATTTTCTCCCACAGACAGTTAAAGCTGAAGAGGGCAATGTAGCAATATTTGATTTCTTTCAGGCACTTCACTCGCTTCCATCACCCCCTCCATGGCAATTGCTACACCTTCAACAGTGGGGAGAGCGGGACGGTGCTGAGCACCTCCACGGGAGGCAGCGAGTACGGTGAGGAGCCCCGGGGAGCCGCCGCCAGATAACGCGCGGTGCAGGGAACTGGATCCTGCTGGAGAGTGATGGATGTGTTGGCTCTAGATGTGCAAGCTGATTGGGGAAACACTTGTTTGAACTAGTGCAAACTGTTGCCAGAGAATACAAAGATAATATCATTGCATCACTaatgttttccatttgaaattaCTGCTTCCCGGTTATATAACTTTTAAAGTAAGTTTCAGCCATGCTCTGCAGAGACGTGCTTTGTTTGCTGTGCTTGGGGCTGCAGAAGGATGTTGCTTGCTGCAAGTGCCTCAGTCTCGCACTGCAAAGGCTTTGCTTGGTTGTTACAGTTCTACTTGAGGCCAAATAAcagtaaataaactgtgctgcCCTTCCTGACCTGAAAAAATCACTCTGGCTTCTGTTGTAACTCTTCTCCTGCCTTGTCTCTCCTCTTCAGGATTGCAGGTTGTTCTGTATATAGACGAAGCAGACTACAACCCCTTCCTGGTGACATCAACAGGAGCCAAGATCATTGTCCATGACCAAAACGAATATCCCTTCATTGAAGACATTGGCACAGAAATCGAGACCGCCGCAGCCACCTCCATAGGGATGCACTTTGTGAGTGACAGCCCTTCCTCCCATCTCCTTGAAACAGTTGTAAACATGAACCGGTAGGATGTTAGAATGTAGCTAGCAGCTGGAAGGCTTCCAGTACTTCACACTTGAACAGTTGAAGTGCCTGTGGTAGCACTTTTTGGAACAAAGTTTTCTGTTGCGGAGAGGCTGTTGGAAAATCAGGTCCTTATAAACCAAACAGCTactgggattttgtttgttctccCTTTTCTCCAACCTCTTGGCTTTCCAGgggattttgtgttttgttttcaca carries:
- the SCNN1G gene encoding amiloride-sensitive sodium channel subunit gamma, with the protein product MAPPGPEGGRAAAGAMAPGKKITARIKRTLPVKGPQAPTLSELMRWYCLNTNTHGCRRIVVSRGRLRRFIWILLTLSAVGLILWQCAELLMNYYSASVSVTVQFQKLPFPAVTICNINPYKYSSMKEYLSELDKETKKALETFYGFSEGKSKVRRSVDKWNSTGSNFFKQIPLLKFEDFSKTVIDLRSGQKRKIEGSVFHKDSSIVNSGDSNDIIGFQLCDANNSSECALYTFSSGVNAIQEWYKLHYMNIMAQIPLETKEKLSYSADDLLLTCFFDGLSCDKRHFTRFHHPLHGNCYTFNSGESGTVLSTSTGGSEYGLQVVLYIDEADYNPFLVTSTGAKIIVHDQNEYPFIEDIGTEIETAAATSIGMHFTRSRKLSKPYSDCTETGADIPVENLYNKSYSLQICLHSCFQKAMVDSCGCAQYAQPLPAGAEYCNYKRNPNWMYCYYRLHEKFVKEQLGCQQICKDACSFKEWALTTSIAQWPSTVSEDWMLRVLSWDKGQKINKKLNKTDLANLMVFYKDLNERFISENPANTLVILLSNFGGQLGLWMSCSVVCVIEIVEVFFIDSLSIVMRRQWQKAKKWWNDRKRAGPGKPGQARDLERQGHENPVCIDEDLPTFNTALRLPLPQDSPLPRTPPPNYSTLRLEAAFTEQLPDTLEVGQH